TTCAAGCTGCTCCCTGCGAAACCAAGCGAACGCCAGCGCGGTGACAAGCTGACACGTGCAGAGGAGCTCAGACAAGACCCTTCCTGTTGAACCTTCCCCGTGGCAACACACGCCCATCTGTGTgtctaaaaaaatccccctcaCATGCCTGAGCAGGGCCCCAGCGAGCAGCAGATGTCCCAGTGCCAGCACGGAGAGCCCCGCGGTCCTCGGGCTGCCACCGCATCCCCAGCGGCAAACGCGCCCCAGCTTCCCTCGACTCCTGCTTCCCTCATCTCCTGCTTCCCTGTCTGTCTTCTGCTTCCCTCATCTCCTGCTTCCCTCATCTCCTGCTTCCCTGTCTGTCTTCTGCTTCCCTCATCTCCTGCTTCCCTCATCTCCTGCTTCCCTCATCTCCTGCTTCCCTCATCTCCTGCTTCCCTGTCTGTCTCCTGCTTCCCTGTCTCTTGCTTTCCTCATCTCCTGCTTCCCTCATCTTCTGCTTCCCTCATCTCCTGCTTCCCTCATCTTCTGCTTCCCTGTCTCCTGCTTCCCTGTCTCCTGCTTCCCTGTCTGTCTCCTGCTTCCCTGTCTGTCTCCTGCTTCCCTGTCTGTCTCCTGCTTCCCTCATCTTCTGCTTCCCTGTCTCCTGCTTCCCTATCTCCTGCTTCCCTCATCTCCTGCTTCCCTCATCTCCTGCTTCCCTGTCTCCTGCTTCCCTCATCTCCTGCTTCCCTCATCTCCTGCTTCCCTGtctcctgcttccctcctcTCCCGCATCCTCCGGGCACACAAAACCCGAGCTGCTCCCACCCAGCATCTCACGAAGCTCAGGCACCTCTCCCTTTGCAGAAGGGGAATCTCATCCACACCGGGGATGTcggggctctgctgctctgagcagggggACCCTGCTCCAGGGGCATCTCTACACTTTCATGCCCTTCCTCCCTGCATGCTGGAGCATCCTCTTTccaaagccattccctgggctcCTGCCTTTCTGGAGATGAAAAGCCCGAGCCGAGCAGGGTTTGCAGCCCCATGGGGAGGAGCAGCTCCGCGGCTCCACCGAAGGAGGTGTCACCATACATAGCGGAGCACAGCAGGCGATGCAAAGCGACAGGACGGTAAACAAGGGGGGGGCAGAAAAGCCAGGGAGAAAGCAAAAACCAGATTGCCTTAATGTTTTTTGATGCGCTGTCATTTTATTACCAGTATCAGGAGACATATGTAAATTCTACGTGGTACCTTATGAGCTTCCTTTGAAACTTCAGAGCTAAAAGTACACATTGTAAGAGAAAAATATGctgtggaatttttcaggaagggaacactgtgtgttttgtttctctttgcatTAATTACCCAATATAGAAAAATTATTACTGGAGATTATTAACACACATAGAACAATCCACCCCCTATATTTGGTACGTCTGACAAGTTCCTTCCAATGATATCACTGAAGCACTTCGGGAAAGCTCTTTGATTTAACTGAAATCATTATAAACAGCATGACCATAAAGTGAAGGAAACAATATCCAGAAAGGATGGACCACAGGACATTTTAGGCCTTTAGCCAGGGGACAAAGACAGACAGAAAATTCGGATGCCTTAATgtccagcagcagaggctgaCTTTGAATCTTTTTCTAACACTTGACTGAAAAAACTGACCCAAAAGCCAAAGTGCTGCTAATTCATACCACACACGTGGGGATCCACTCACGACAAGCGAACAGGCTCTCAGCTCTCAGCAGGCTTTGAGCAGAGACCTTACACCCACTCGCATCAGTCGGATTTGGCAGTTCCTGCCAGACGCTGTCTGAATAGCAATGCACCCGCCTGGACCGGCTTCAGATCCGCCTGGAAGATGCCCCATCTGTGAAGGACACGTGCAGCCACGCTGCCGGTTTGGGAAAGGATGGACTTTTCTCGCTGGTGCAGAAGCTTCCCAGGCGGGCACCGTGTTTTTGGGTTTGTGTCTGaacccccagccctgtcccttccACAGCCCGGGGAGGAACACCAGTTCTGTCACCAGAATCGCTGGGAAGCGATTCACTGAGTCGGGAACGCCGCGGCCATGGACAGCGAGAAGAGAAAGCGGCAGCTGGAACATCTGTCCATTTCTGCCGGGGACGCGGGCTCTGCTGGCCCTGCGTGGCGGCCAGGAGGATGCACCCCGAGAGAGCACAGCTGCCCAGATGGCTCCTCTGCACCCACCGAGCCCTGGCCCGTGGCCTCCCCATCTGTTGGGAGGTTTCCAGCAGCCTCTGACTCTCCCTCGCcttgggatcccccagccctgcacccctCGCTCCGCCAGGGCTCCCCTCCGTGccctctcctttccccagctTCGGGGTGATCCCATTTTCCACAGCAGCATTCAGCACTTTACATCCCCTTcttcaaaaaataaatcctctcTCTACAGCAATAAAACTCAGTTCCTCACTCTGCCTTTCAGGAACCCCTGCCAGCTTTTACCCCTTTGGTTTTTACAATGCAGACATCTCTTTTCTcatgcttgtttattttttctcagcCCTTTTGTTCGCTCACTGCCGCTTCCCTGTCGATTGCTGCTCTGTCTTGTTGTGGCCTGACTTTGAAAGCTGGCTTGAAGTggtgttttaatatttttgtgggGGGTTTTATATGCTGATGAATGGACTGAAGCATGCAGAATTTTAAATGACTGCTTTGCTGTCAGGAAACTAAACACAAACATCTAAGACACACTTGTTAAAATTCCTTCCTTAGAAATCTGAAAGGTTTCGATGTCCTTAATatccagcaaaagaaaaaggggtTATTAGCCGTGCTTGCTGGCAACATGGATGCTGCTGACTTCAAGAGCTGtaatttgctcaccttgtgtGTGCACCACGGAACAGATCTGTCTGCTCCAGCTGTCCCAAACGTTGTAGGGTTCATAGCCAGCTCATGAATTTTTCACTGCTGCTCCCTGCGTGATGCTGGGTCTTACTGTCACTTATCTCGTGCTTAGCCAGAAATGTTCTGCACACAGTGGCATCAGAAAATGGCAATAATGCTGGACTTCCTGGGAGAAAGCTCAAAAGATTGAAGCCACTCATTGAGAGTTTGTGTCACACCTCATGGTTTCATCGTCCAAAAAACATGCCCAAAAATGAAGAATCAGTGATAATTCTAGcgaaaaggaataaaaaatgataatagattagatattaggaaaaatttcttcagtgaGAGGGTtatgaaacactggaacaggcatCCCTGGGTGTgttcaaaaaatgtgtggatgtggctgGCACTcaaggacatggtttagtgataAGCATGGTGGAGGTGctgttggatttgatgatcttaaaggtctttttcaaccttaaCAATTCTCTGGTTCTATTAAAACATTCTTCTTAacaattttaggaaaaaaaacagggggTTTGAGACTAATCTGCACACTTGCAACCCAAGGAGGCACCTGAAATGATTTGTCTTCCCTTCCTACCTGTCTCCCTCCAGGCATCGTCCGTGCCTCCAGCGTGTTCCCCATCCTAAGCACAATTTTGCTGTTGCTGGGAGGGCTCTGTATCGGAGCAGGAAGGATTTACAACAGCAAAAACAACATTATTCTCAGCGCTGGGATTCTCTTTGTTGCAGCAGGTATGTTCTGTTTAAATTGAGTTCTTAAGAAGTGCTGCcttttttcagctggaaaagacTCTGGAAAAGCTCCTTGGCAGTGCTTTTCCTGCACCCCTTTCCTGGACTGAGGGCATTAACAACACCACACCAGACAAATTTCTCAAGACAAAATTATGCTCCTGAAGCCCCACAAAAAAAGTATAGTCTAGAAAAGCTTTTGGTTTTCCTGCAGAAGGAAGTGAAACTCAGTAACAAGCATGTTTTACactatttaaaatgtattaaacaTTAGATGAATTAGGGATCTCTTATACCTAGGGCCTTTTTTTATAATATGAAGGCAGAAAACACTCACCTCTGATAGGTAAGCCCGTTTTTCACACTAGAAACATCTGAGAGAGTCAGCCCCATTGTTAAtagctctccctgcagcctgcatGAAGCATGCTGCATTTAGATGAAAATTCAGCAAGGTGGAAAAGAACTTATCTTGATCAAGGTGAACAGCCATAGCCCTGAGctccaaatgtatttttatcatTCCTCTGGATGTTAGAATCCCACTCACAATATTAGCGAGCTCCCacatgctgctgcttttccactgTGGCCATGAAGAGATGGGGAAAAGTCCTGCTGAGTATTTTGGGATCCATGTGAGCACACGTGACCTGTGTGTTGATCTATTGGTTGTTTTTCAGGAATAAATGAATCCGTGAGATAAATATAAGAGTAAATAAATGCTGTGAAATTTCCTTGTCCCAGTCTTAGAACCAGGTCCAGAATTCAGGTCCAGAAAGTAACACAGCTTGAATTTTATCTCCCCAGCCACATAACCACTGACTTCTGGTTTTCTTCCTCTAGGTCTAAGTAATATCATAGGGATCATTGTCTACATATCGAGCAATGCAGGTGACCCAAGTGACAAGCGAGATGAGGACAAAAAGAACCATTACAACTATGGTTGGTCTTTTTATTTTGGAGCCTTGTCTTTTATTGTGGCCGAAACCATCGGCGTTCTGGCTGTGAACATTTATATTGAGAAGAACAAAGAGCTGAGGTTTAAGACCAAGAGGGAATTCCTTAAGACTTCTTCCAGTTCTCCCTATGCCAGGATGCCAAGCTATAGGTACAGGAGGAGGAGGTCCAGATCCAGCTCCCGATCCACGGAGCCTTCTCCATCCAGGGACATTTCTCCGGTTGGCATGAAGATAGCAGGCACCATCCCCATGAACGAAATTTCCATGTACACCCTTTCCAGGGAGCCTCTGAAGGTTACCACGGCTGCCAGCTACAACGCAGACCAAGAAGCCAGTTTCCTGCAGGTCCACAACTTCCTCCAGAAGGAATTTAAGGAAGGACTCCACGTCAACATGGTCAACAGGAGAACGACGCCTGTTTGAAGCACCTTCCTTCCTCGTGCTTTTTGAAGAGATGCCCAAACAGAATGGATCTGTCAGGAGCGATGTTAAAATACCCTCTCACCTCTTTAATTGTGGCATGTGTTGAGGTAGCGAGTGGAGACCCTCTGGACCAACATAAAGATATTTACACGCTCGTAGCTTTTTTTGAAGCTATTTGGAGTTTGTTTATTTCCGTTCTTGGTGTCACAAGATGAAGGCAGTTCATGTTCCTGCACTTTTGTAGTGTGTACACAGTCTTGGAGAAACTGCAAAGGACTGGCCACCAGTGTGTTTTAAAGGATTACAGAAAAATtgttgtactttttttttttttctaatatagAGATCCCTTAATACAAACTtgcaaatataatttataacCAAGCCCAAGGATGAAAATGAACTACTCATCAAGTGAGCCACTTTCCTTCGACACGGCGTAAGCTTTGcctctttcaaaaaaaaaaaaaaaaaagaaaaaaaagaaaatatttttgaaggcaACACTTTCTAAAACTGACCTGTGCCACTGAAACCGTGGAGCACCCACGTACTGAGCATTACAGACTCCCTgatggggtgggaaggggatCTCCCATTCCTGGGCTAAGGCATCCCTTGGGGCAAAGCAGGCCGAGGAGCAGAGGGTGGGTGCGTCTTGAAACAcctagaaagggaaaaaagataaaataggTGGGACTTGAGCATATTTGCAAATATCATTTCTTGCCTAACGTTTAGAAAACTTGAATTCTCATTTCGACGAGCCCTAGTGCCTGATCCGGCAAGGTGCTGAGTGCTGGCTGTCAGGAGCCCCTGGAGACTTCCCAGAGCGCGgcggggagcagggctgagccccgCGACCGCGCTCCTGATTTCCTTACTGCTTCACAAGTGCAACACTAACGCTACTGGAAACAGAGATCTCCGAGCAACGAGAAGAGAACGCGCCCGGACTGGCGAAACTTCCCGCAGCAACGGGAGCAGAGTGTTAACAGAGCAGATGAcaactttgtattttttaaaacagaacaaaaaaagaaaaagaaaaaaaaaaaaaaaagaaaaaaaaaaagaaaaaattaatcacCGTTTATGAGATATTTATTAAACTCTTTTTATTATGAATTAAGTGCCGCATGGTGCAAGGTATAGTTGCTTTTAGATGGAAATGGTGGTTCGacctaatttaatttattttgtaatgaTGACTTACGTGCAGAGAGCCCACAGCAAACTCTATGCATCACGTAAGGAGGGAACTAATTTGTACCCTTTGCTTCTGTATGTTTCTAAAAGagtctgaaattattttttttttttttctcttagaaatTCCTGCTTTCAGTTTTTACACTTAGGCTTGGATCTCAAAGCTCGAGGCCCTGACTCAAaggtaatttaatttaatagtACTCATGCTGATTTTAGTGACCACTCGACCAAGCCATATGAGAATGAGGTGCCCGATTCCCCTCATGTGAATTAGATGCAGTGAGAGAGGAGCATCTAGTTCCTGTAGATTCCTTTGAATATCCCCATCATCTTTGCCCAGAAAATCTTCGCTAGAAGAAGATTAGacaagaaaaaatccaaaattttgAAAGTTTGGGTCACTGGTAGTGGGAGATCTCAACCAAACTGTTAAAACCTCTTTAGTCTTAATTTATCCTATGATGGCCCCAGAGCCAGAGACTCAGTGGTGGTTTGGATACGAGGCTTTCAGCTAGCAGAACCAAGTCCTCCAGGGAAATCCCGGAGAAGCTGCCTTAACATCCCAAAAAGGAAGTTGAACCCCCTCTTTCCCCCAGAGAAACCCTGCTCAAGCCTCTCTCCTTGCAAGAACCAAGACACAAATCTCAATTTTAAGCGAGAGTCTTCCCCTGGTCACTGTTAAGCTCTGCCTGGCcctcagcctggcacagccacatCATTATTTTGGCAGGGGTGGGTTGGAGCCTTCATCCCTGCTCATTAAGAGTTTCCATTCAGGTTAAAACTCCGCTGGGATCCTTTTTTCAAACCTCTGAACTCTGAGAGCTAAAGCGAATGGAGTGATGGGAACGATTTAAAAGTAGAAAATGTTGTGCTACTTTCTGTATCAACACACTATGGAGAAAGATGTTAcacaagctttttaaaaaaaaatcagaggcagaaaagaaaacttttttacCTACTTTTCGGCTAGGACAACATAAAAGGGTTCTAAAACTATTAAAGTTCTTgatgaaaggttttttttacaagaaTCTTTATGCTTTCAaacaataaattatttcctACTTTTTGAGACTTCgtaatattaaaatactttgaTTAGCTATGATAGAAGTAGAAgtttgcaatgaaaaaaaaaaaccaaccttcTGTCTCATTAGTGTGTCATACTAAGTGCTAATTAATTTACATCTAATTATAGTCAATGTATTTTTCAAGTGCAATTTCCCAGAACTATTTGTTTCCCACTGTGTTAAAAAACTAATAGTTAGAACTAAGTCCTCATCCGTGTTTACTGTAATTAAGAATAAAACCATTCCCTTTCAAACCAGGAGTTAGATGTAGGCTGTTTCTCTAAACTCATGTACCTTGAACTGGAAGTGGACAGTGTGAGGTTTGCTCCACGTgtgggttttgttcttttagTCGTCGTTCTCCAGTGAATGTGCTTCAAACCACCCATCAGATGCCAGAGCAAGTCCAAGGTTTTTCTTCAGCCCAGCTCAGACCTGCAGAGGCACGTGCAGTGTTTTTGGCAGAAAAAGCAAAGTCT
This window of the Poecile atricapillus isolate bPoeAtr1 chromosome 17, bPoeAtr1.hap1, whole genome shotgun sequence genome carries:
- the CACNG4 gene encoding voltage-dependent calcium channel gamma-4 subunit, coding for MVWCDRGVQMLLTTVGAFAAFSLMAIAIGTDYWLYSSAHICNGTNITTDEAQGPPRKARGDLTHSGLWRICCLEGIYKGHCFRINHFPEDNDYDHDSSEYLLRIVRASSVFPILSTILLLLGGLCIGAGRIYNSKNNIILSAGILFVAAGLSNIIGIIVYISSNAGDPSDKRDEDKKNHYNYGWSFYFGALSFIVAETIGVLAVNIYIEKNKELRFKTKREFLKTSSSSPYARMPSYRYRRRRSRSSSRSTEPSPSRDISPVGMKIAGTIPMNEISMYTLSREPLKVTTAASYNADQEASFLQVHNFLQKEFKEGLHVNMVNRRTTPV